From the genome of Schaalia dentiphila ATCC 17982, one region includes:
- a CDS encoding succinate dehydrogenase cytochrome b subunit, producing the protein MATQNVATKKRRAWTTSVFIKQLMAVSGFVFVFFLLFHSYGNLKMFLGAEVYNDYAHWLHEEAFVPIFPHGGFIWVFRAAMVLMLIIHLWAAAYTWKRSRRARSTRYVVKKSVSDSYAARTMRMSGVLILLILIFHIAHFTTVSLPAKVANFGADVTTPYARMVASFQSPVLVILYAVFVGCACIHVSHGFWSMFQSLGWVRNATRKPLVLLSGLVGLVIFVMFMAPPVAIVTGLIH; encoded by the coding sequence ATGGCCACTCAAAATGTCGCAACGAAGAAGCGCCGCGCGTGGACCACCAGCGTCTTTATTAAGCAGCTGATGGCCGTCTCGGGCTTCGTTTTCGTTTTCTTCTTGCTGTTCCACTCCTACGGCAACCTCAAGATGTTCCTGGGCGCGGAGGTCTACAACGACTACGCGCACTGGCTGCATGAAGAGGCTTTCGTGCCGATCTTCCCGCACGGCGGATTCATCTGGGTATTCCGCGCCGCCATGGTGCTGATGCTCATCATCCACCTGTGGGCCGCCGCCTACACCTGGAAGCGTTCGCGTCGCGCTCGCTCCACCCGCTACGTCGTCAAGAAGTCCGTCTCGGACTCCTACGCGGCTCGCACGATGCGTATGAGCGGTGTTCTCATTCTGCTGATCCTGATCTTCCACATCGCTCACTTCACCACCGTGAGCCTGCCTGCGAAGGTCGCGAACTTCGGCGCTGACGTCACCACGCCCTACGCCCGTATGGTTGCTTCCTTCCAGTCGCCGGTCCTGGTGATCCTCTACGCCGTGTTCGTCGGCTGCGCCTGCATCCACGTCTCCCACGGCTTCTGGTCCATGTTCCAGTCGCTCGGGTGGGTGCGTAACGCGACCCGCAAGCCGCTGGTTCTCCTCTCGGGCCTGGTCGGTCTGGTCATCTTCGTGATGTTCATGGCCCCGCCCGTCGCCATCGTCACCGGCTTGATCCACTGA
- the rimI gene encoding ribosomal protein S18-alanine N-acetyltransferase, producing the protein MNATLRVAGPGDLELFAALEAEVFAEDPWTPYMIAEELSSPASRYLIATDESGDVAGYGGVKVGGDQADVMTIGVRAHARGRGIGSAILDALLEWSREAGAREVFLDVRPSNKGAIGLYESRGFVEIGRRPGYFRNPVEEAVEMRAPLI; encoded by the coding sequence GTGAACGCCACGCTGCGCGTCGCGGGGCCGGGCGACCTCGAACTCTTCGCCGCCCTCGAGGCCGAGGTGTTCGCCGAGGACCCCTGGACCCCCTACATGATCGCCGAGGAACTCTCGTCCCCGGCTTCGCGCTATTTGATCGCCACGGATGAGTCCGGCGATGTCGCCGGATACGGCGGAGTCAAGGTCGGTGGAGACCAGGCCGACGTCATGACCATCGGCGTGCGCGCCCATGCGCGGGGGCGAGGCATCGGCTCGGCCATCCTGGATGCCCTCCTGGAGTGGTCGCGCGAGGCTGGAGCGCGCGAGGTCTTCCTCGACGTGCGCCCCTCCAATAAGGGGGCCATCGGCTTGTACGAGTCCCGAGGTTTCGTTGAAATCGGGCGTCGTCCGGGCTACTTTCGTAACCCCGTCGAAGAGGCCGTCGAGATGAGGGCGCCCCTGATCTGA
- the tsaB gene encoding tRNA (adenosine(37)-N6)-threonylcarbamoyltransferase complex dimerization subunit type 1 TsaB has product MREIALDTQAATTVAIIDDGCVLGRAQNDSGRHHAESITPLVREALAAAGLPAQLADAGIDRVLVGTGPAPFTGLRAGLVSARVLASVAGAPAYGVSALDVIARQGLDRLPPDTRVYAIADARRRELYWGSYVAAGPDDVTLEGRLEVGDVSALLGAMRTAPGLVVAGAPIPAHSADALAHVDLGPQVSLDPAVMSRIVATRLSRGEDDRLRTDPLYLRRPDIQGQPTARL; this is encoded by the coding sequence GTGCGAGAGATAGCCCTAGACACCCAAGCAGCCACCACCGTCGCCATCATCGACGACGGCTGCGTTCTCGGCCGCGCCCAGAACGACTCTGGACGTCACCACGCCGAATCCATCACCCCGCTCGTGCGCGAGGCGCTCGCGGCAGCAGGCCTGCCCGCGCAGCTCGCGGACGCCGGCATTGATCGAGTCCTCGTGGGCACCGGCCCCGCCCCCTTCACCGGGCTGCGCGCCGGCCTCGTCTCCGCGCGCGTCCTCGCCTCGGTCGCCGGCGCGCCCGCTTACGGCGTGTCCGCCCTCGACGTCATCGCCCGTCAGGGCCTCGACCGCCTGCCTCCCGACACCCGCGTCTACGCGATCGCCGACGCACGCCGCCGCGAACTCTACTGGGGCTCGTACGTGGCCGCCGGGCCCGACGACGTCACCCTCGAGGGACGCCTCGAGGTGGGGGACGTTTCTGCACTGCTGGGCGCCATGCGGACGGCCCCCGGCCTCGTCGTCGCGGGAGCACCGATCCCCGCGCACAGCGCCGATGCGCTCGCGCACGTGGACCTCGGACCCCAGGTGAGCCTCGATCCCGCCGTCATGAGCCGCATCGTCGCCACGCGCCTGTCGCGCGGCGAAGACGATCGCCTGCGCACCGACCCCCTGTACCTGCGCCGCCCCGACATTCAGGGCCAGCCCACTGCGCGCCTGTGA